The Leptidea sinapis chromosome 10, ilLepSina1.1, whole genome shotgun sequence sequence TATCCTGTCATCTGTTTCTGTGGTAGTCTGTGGAAACTTGTACTATGTATTTGTCACAGGATGCGTTAGCATCATAATAGTCTGTGGTCACAGGTGACAGATCACTACTACCcgcttaatattaattattaacgcTATATATTCTAAGCCTTAACGTACCCCTCCCTAAGTACGAGTTTCAGTTTGCAAATAATTGTACTATAGTTCTCAAGTAGTTCCAAAGAGATTTTAcccactataatatatattttataatacgtCCAATATTCAGTAAATCAGTACTCACTAGCACTACCTACTTACTTACTCAATTATCAACACTGAATAgtgaatacaatatacatactcaATTACTCAGTAGTTCTTTGACGACCCGAGTAGTTGGTACCTAGTTttcaagttttaaattaattattttatttacatttatgtgCATTGGACAGTTGTTCAATGTTGTGGCCTTTATAATAGTtgattgataattatattagtagCTTCAATAATCGGTATTGTGTTAATAGagaattttaaaaactattattttcttataaaaaattgtcTTCCACTTAAAATTATTcggcagttttttttaattagttattaaatagCAAATCAATTGAAAttgtttctaataaataaataaataaataaataaataaataagctgaAATATGTCGTCTTTACCAATTGTTTCTATAACTAGAAGAGAAACTTTTAGTTCCTGCCACCGGTTACACAGGTTTGTAGAAAATGAGACTTTCTATTTAAGCTAGTATTCAATATGATGTTTGAtcattgatataataattatatgtttaactacttataatatattttattcttatcatAGTCAACGTTGTATAACTTCAGCTAATAATtatctaatttattttgaattgttACCTTTAACCTTTTATCACTCTTTGATAACTCtgttaaaacattaaattaagttattatcTGTCCTTAGCCCTTTCCTGGGTGATGAAGAGAACAAAAGACTGTATGGAAAATGCAACAATCCAAATGGTCATGGGCACAATTATGTTGGTAagtccaaaaatttttttattttttattatttatctttatatacatCTGCACAGTTTAATAGTACAAAGTCACtgtatttattacacaataataattaataatagattaatgtTTCCCtagagtaaaaaaatattcatttcaaaATATCTTAAACAATTTTGTGAACAAGGCACAATCTCATGTTTGGTCCTAacttaaagttaataaataaggtggttgatttaaaaatgaatggGCTTGAAAACTACATGCATTACACAAAATTTACTATTATGCaatagtttttagttttatttttatcagtgCAAATCTGATGTTGCCAGAGTGCCTGGCTATTCACCTATCATCAGGTATCATgtagaccatagtttctcaaccttattttgctcaccacccactttgagaatatttttttttctagagtattttcgtgtatttttttttgcctttttaggctatattttttaatctacccatgCCCCATCTGCACCATCTCAATGCCCCTTAAATTTcactgggtcttctactgctaCTTTTTTtgctgtttaaatataataacaacgGCAAACTGTTCTACCACAATTTAAAATTACCCATAACaacattatttgaatttgaaaatttataaataatactttggagagattaaaattttctctaactttatactaaaaataaaaattatcttttcAGTGCTTGTGACAGTGAAGGGTCCAGTGGACCAGCAGACAGGGATGGTGATGAATGTTCATGATCTAAAGCAGTATATGAAAGAAGCTATTATGGATCCACTTGATCATAAAAATTTGGACCAAGATGTGCCTTATTTTAAGGCTGTGGTGAGAAGCTACtttctatatattattgttagattattaatataataaacaacttTTGTCCTATGATTTCAAACATACAAAGTTtcttttttacttacttttattAGCCATAGTAATCTCTTGTAGATGGTGGCAGATCATTTCTGGTTTgcttttttcaattattattaattaaataaaattttaggtAAGCACAACAGAGAACCTGGCAATATTCATATGGGATCAATTGCAAAAACTGATGCCAAAGCCTCAGCTTCTACATGAAGTCAAAATACTGGAGACTGAAAAGAACCATGTTGTCTATCGTGGAGGCACCACATTCCCTCGAAACAAAAGTAACAAATCATCTATGCACCCTGGAAACAACCATGTTTCCTCAGACTCCGATTAGAATGTGTGACTGGTTGTTGAAAATCGATTTTTGAATCTCTTTTTGTCTACCTATGCTTTTAACTTGCCATCTACATTCCATTTATAGTTAGAATTAAGTTGCCCTTGGAAGAATTAACTTAgaattaagtatacaaatagAATGAGGTTCATTATTTTGAGTACTATTAAAAacctgttatttttgtaaattcttACTGGTAGCTATTaagaaataattgaaaattacttattattttgtcttaatgtatacacatgagaaattaaaatgtttacttaTTTTTGTATTCTTTTTCATTATGCTTAGAACATGTTATTTAATCTGCCTTACATTATTGTAAAGAAATgaattaaatgtttatatttttgtacatttttttttttattataattttctttctATTCATTGTTAGAAatgttcattaaatataatcCTGAGCCACTACTCAAAATCGTCTCTAGACGCGAAAATTTCgagagaaaattatttatttggagaTGCTACCCCAAAGAATAATTATTCAACGAAGTGAAATCCAAggaacttagataatttataaattctatGTACACGTATAATAAAATAGCGGTGATCAgtttacctctattttcagcaacacatGCACACTCAAACATAGAGATTATatgtatcgcgagtgtaagatgtagcttgtcatgcaTAATAAGTTATAAACCTGTTGTCGTGTGTTGCATAAGAGCAAAAGGCTCTATTTAGACATACAATTTATCAAAGCCAAGGAAATGAAGTATATCAGCATGGCACCCGCTTTTCTTGCTGGCAACACTGATAACGTTTTTGGTGTTAAATCATGGACCAGTCAGATATTATGCTAgaccttttaaaaaaaatgtaatagaaTGTAGCCATTGAAACCAATCGTTTTATATGCGAAATACAAAAGTAGTTTTAGTCAAAGAGGATTTAAATATACTACGTAGTAAGAGGGGGGACTGCCTAggtaaaaatttagtttagtatgaaacgtagcgaacagttgcttaaaacgtactTGATTTCGACTTTTTCCGATTTTTACAAGATTAGAGTCGTCATCTTCTCTATTAttcctgtgggaggctcctttgcataggatgccggctagatttttggtaccacaacggcgcctttttctgccgtgaagcagttatgtgtcgGTATTGTTGTGTTTTGTAATGGTTacggcgtatcaaataccatcagctgaacatcctgctcgtctcgtcccttattttcataaaaaaatctatcaatgactacatgtttcatacaatcgagtgg is a genomic window containing:
- the LOC126966441 gene encoding 6-pyruvoyl tetrahydrobiopterin synthase, with the protein product MSSLPIVSITRRETFSSCHRLHSPFLGDEENKRLYGKCNNPNGHGHNYVVLVTVKGPVDQQTGMVMNVHDLKQYMKEAIMDPLDHKNLDQDVPYFKAVVSTTENLAIFIWDQLQKLMPKPQLLHEVKILETEKNHVVYRGGTTFPRNKSNKSSMHPGNNHVSSDSD